A single window of SAR324 cluster bacterium DNA harbors:
- a CDS encoding ROK family transcriptional regulator, which translates to MVVNEMRSRGFTVKSVQEYNRRVILRLIYERRMCSRSEIVQSSGLDASTVTRVVQQLVDEGVVEESILQKEENQRGRRSIGLRIAADPHRVLVVRLQRLNFRVALMDLRGSILQSTEIQVKPVNTAESIFEQIVESLNTFLELCKENLLGIGVTLPGPFLEDSERIVLITESTDWHQFDLIQQLRSHYEQIPVYSKHDAKAAALAVWISQGLDSNSKVTLYLSAGQGIGAGIVLNGEVFRGSLGTAGEIGHTSIDLNGPLCKCGNRGCLEIYSSSLALLRNLEEHWYKISSKPISFEEVVVAYREQHPLIVKEVALVAKYLAKGLVNSINLMNPDLIVIGDEYARFGECFVESIKSYVQNNVLPSVFKNIKFQLAPQKDLVISGSFHHVIQSELL; encoded by the coding sequence ATGGTTGTTAATGAAATGCGGAGCCGCGGTTTTACGGTTAAGAGCGTTCAAGAATACAATCGCAGAGTTATTCTCCGCTTGATTTATGAAAGACGAATGTGTTCTAGGTCCGAAATTGTTCAGAGCTCAGGACTAGACGCTTCCACGGTAACGAGAGTAGTACAGCAATTAGTCGATGAAGGTGTTGTCGAAGAAAGCATACTTCAAAAGGAGGAGAATCAGAGAGGTAGACGGTCTATAGGATTGAGGATAGCGGCGGATCCTCACCGGGTTTTAGTGGTCCGGCTTCAACGTCTCAACTTCAGGGTGGCGTTGATGGACTTAAGAGGCTCTATACTACAGTCGACTGAAATCCAAGTAAAACCGGTCAACACAGCAGAGAGCATTTTTGAGCAAATCGTTGAATCGCTGAACACATTTTTGGAACTGTGCAAAGAAAATTTGTTGGGAATTGGAGTTACTCTGCCAGGGCCATTTCTGGAAGATTCAGAAAGAATTGTACTCATTACGGAGTCAACAGACTGGCACCAGTTTGATTTAATTCAGCAGTTGAGATCGCATTATGAGCAGATTCCTGTCTATTCGAAACATGATGCAAAGGCTGCTGCGTTAGCCGTTTGGATTTCCCAGGGATTGGATTCGAACTCAAAAGTGACCCTGTATTTGTCCGCAGGTCAAGGCATTGGCGCAGGAATAGTTCTCAATGGGGAGGTGTTCAGGGGAAGTTTGGGAACAGCTGGCGAAATTGGACATACTTCGATTGATCTAAATGGTCCACTTTGCAAGTGTGGAAATCGGGGTTGCCTGGAAATTTACAGTTCCAGTCTAGCATTGCTTAGAAACCTAGAAGAACATTGGTATAAAATTTCATCTAAACCAATTTCTTTTGAGGAAGTCGTAGTAGCTTATAGGGAGCAGCACCCTTTGATTGTAAAGGAAGTTGCACTAGTTGCTAAGTATCTTGCAAAAGGTCTAGTAAATTCTATCAATTTGATGAATCCAGATTTGATTGTTATTGGGGATGAGTATGCAAGATTTGGGGAGTGCTTTGTGGAGAGTATTAAGAGCTATGTTCAAAATAATGTTCTACCAAGTGTATTTAAAAATATAAAATTTCAGTTAGCTCCACAGAAAGACTTAGTTATTAGTGGAAGTTTTCACCATGTTATTCAAAGTGAACTACTTTGA
- a CDS encoding ATP-binding cassette domain-containing protein → MKSTSQSILEVNSVSKAFGGVEALREGSLKLFPGEVLAIVGANGAGKSTLIKIIAGVLAPDRGYISIRGNRITRQDHSVGFIRQMGVEVVYQDLAIVPNMTAPYNLFLGRIPRKFGIFVDERQMEAKTREVLADLKVETVQSLKRPISEMSGGQQQSIAIGRAIAWGKEIVILDEPTAALGPNETQQVERVINEIRKRNTATILISHNLDQVFRLADRLVVVHQGNTSREFLRNEVNIDELVKAITTG, encoded by the coding sequence ATGAAGAGTACTTCTCAATCCATTTTAGAGGTAAATAGTGTCAGTAAAGCCTTTGGTGGAGTGGAAGCACTCCGAGAAGGCTCACTCAAACTTTTTCCTGGAGAGGTCCTCGCTATTGTTGGAGCAAATGGAGCAGGCAAATCAACTCTAATCAAAATCATTGCTGGCGTTCTTGCTCCAGATCGGGGTTACATCAGCATTCGGGGAAATCGAATTACTCGTCAAGACCACAGTGTTGGCTTTATCAGGCAGATGGGTGTCGAAGTTGTTTATCAAGATTTGGCAATCGTCCCGAACATGACAGCTCCCTACAATCTCTTTCTCGGCAGAATTCCAAGAAAATTTGGAATTTTTGTTGATGAAAGGCAAATGGAGGCAAAGACAAGAGAGGTGCTTGCAGACCTCAAAGTGGAAACAGTTCAGAGCCTCAAACGCCCAATTTCAGAGATGTCTGGAGGTCAGCAACAAAGCATTGCCATCGGGCGGGCTATTGCCTGGGGAAAAGAGATTGTAATCCTCGATGAGCCTACAGCAGCGTTAGGGCCAAACGAAACACAACAGGTTGAGCGCGTCATAAACGAAATACGAAAACGGAATACCGCTACCATCCTGATAAGCCATAATTTGGATCAAGTTTTTCGATTGGCAGATCGCCTGGTCGTTGTCCACCAAGGAAACACATCGAGGGAATTTTTGAGAAATGAAGTCAATATTGATGAGCTTGTTAAAGCCATTACGACCGGCTGA
- a CDS encoding DUF4198 domain-containing protein: MKILQRVFLGLFAALVVSNPLQAHEFWMEPENPLVSVGDTLKIKLRVGQHLKGNQQPYIESWFEEFQIRDAEGIRPVKGMQGDMPAFAMKVRTPGLHVINYVSSTDDMRYRSKEQFERFIEYEGLTGVLERHQERGLPEFGFREDYVRCAKALAVGGTAEGQDLLVGMPLELLAEENPYLTKSTSLPVRLFWQGEPLPDIQIRIFHRGGETEETTVRTDAKGRAQVPLTAPGFFLLNAVHMLEVEQANGAVWKSYWASLSFTYQ, translated from the coding sequence ATGAAAATTCTCCAACGAGTGTTCTTGGGCTTATTCGCAGCCTTGGTAGTGTCCAATCCCCTCCAAGCTCATGAGTTTTGGATGGAACCAGAAAATCCATTGGTATCCGTGGGTGACACCCTGAAGATTAAACTAAGAGTTGGTCAGCATCTCAAGGGCAATCAACAGCCTTATATTGAATCCTGGTTTGAGGAGTTTCAAATCCGAGATGCAGAGGGGATACGTCCTGTTAAGGGGATGCAGGGCGACATGCCTGCTTTTGCGATGAAGGTCCGTACTCCAGGATTACACGTTATCAATTATGTCTCTAGCACAGATGATATGCGTTACCGCTCAAAGGAACAGTTTGAGCGATTTATTGAATACGAAGGGCTGACAGGTGTGTTGGAACGTCACCAGGAGCGTGGTCTACCCGAGTTCGGTTTTCGGGAAGACTATGTGAGATGTGCCAAGGCTTTGGCGGTGGGTGGTACTGCTGAAGGACAGGATCTACTGGTGGGGATGCCCTTGGAACTGTTGGCAGAAGAAAACCCTTACTTGACAAAGAGCACCAGCCTGCCAGTGCGGTTGTTCTGGCAAGGGGAACCACTCCCCGACATTCAGATTCGTATCTTTCATAGAGGTGGTGAAACAGAAGAGACCACAGTCAGAACAGATGCCAAAGGACGTGCTCAGGTCCCACTGACGGCCCCTGGCTTTTTCCTGCTGAACGCCGTGCACATGTTGGAGGTAGAACAGGCTAACGGTGCTGTTTGGAAAAGCTATTGGGCTTCATTGAGTTTCACTTATCAATAG
- a CDS encoding carbohydrate kinase family protein, with amino-acid sequence MKTVNCIGSCLVDILLSPVASYPEPKVCTNIFVDELKSSPGGGATNCSLSLAKMGANVRLFSKIGNDLQGDYLQEELKVAGVKTRNSLRKTDKKSTSTVIVGVNQDGERSFMSYHGALSEFKLNDLDLEDLYACDILVYPDLFNLPRIDGTPLLNLLENAQQRGILTVLDETWGVLGLQRNIFESCLPFVDYLMPSSDDLAHLYPNEQPEDLAKFFLEKGVQNVVLKLGSKGVFILNNEQSFRLPAIVNASEVSDTTGAGDNFSAGFVYGLSIEKPIDWCAEFGNKVAALSLQQLGASIEKEELKSLIKMI; translated from the coding sequence ATGAAAACAGTGAATTGCATTGGCAGTTGCTTAGTTGACATCTTGTTGAGTCCTGTTGCTAGCTATCCAGAGCCAAAAGTTTGTACTAATATATTTGTTGATGAATTGAAATCATCTCCTGGAGGTGGCGCAACGAATTGTTCACTTTCACTGGCAAAAATGGGAGCAAATGTACGTTTGTTCAGCAAGATTGGTAATGATTTGCAGGGAGATTATCTTCAAGAAGAACTGAAAGTTGCCGGTGTAAAAACAAGAAACTCTCTTAGAAAAACCGATAAAAAATCTACATCAACAGTTATTGTTGGTGTTAATCAGGATGGCGAGCGTAGTTTCATGTCATATCATGGTGCCCTTTCAGAATTTAAGTTAAATGATCTAGATTTGGAGGATCTGTACGCTTGTGACATTCTCGTCTATCCAGACCTATTCAATCTCCCAAGGATTGATGGAACACCTCTGTTAAATCTGTTAGAGAATGCTCAACAGCGTGGCATCTTGACCGTTCTTGATGAAACTTGGGGTGTTTTGGGTTTACAAAGGAATATATTCGAATCCTGTCTTCCCTTTGTAGACTACTTAATGCCCAGTTCTGATGATCTTGCTCATCTATACCCTAACGAACAGCCCGAAGACCTTGCAAAATTCTTTTTAGAGAAAGGGGTTCAGAACGTTGTTCTTAAGCTGGGTTCTAAGGGAGTTTTCATCTTAAATAATGAGCAATCTTTTAGATTACCTGCAATTGTTAATGCATCTGAGGTGTCTGATACCACTGGTGCTGGTGATAATTTCAGTGCTGGGTTTGTTTATGGACTGAGTATAGAAAAGCCAATTGATTGGTGTGCAGAATTTGGAAATAAAGTAGCCGCTTTGTCACTGCAGCAGTTAGGAGCAAGTATTGAAAAAGAAGAATTAAAATCTCTCATTAAAATGATTTGA